In bacterium, the DNA window TTTTGTGCTTCTTCGTGTGAGATATGTTCATTACCGCGAGGCCCCCATGCTTCCGCCTGGAGCTCGTGGATGGTTACGGCAGTTCTTGGATGGAGGTATTCGACAATAGCTGCCTTCCACCAATTGTATATGCCGCGTTGTGGGTAAACATAATAGCCAAAAGTACCATTCCAGACTGTGCGATACATAGAGAAGCCATAGTATTCGGTCATTGGTCCAATGATTGGCCACCCCCATTGATTTGATTGGGTGAGCATTATTGGTGTTGTCTGATCGATCAATCGCACTGTCGCGAGCTCTCTGCGCAGTGCTTGTGTGGTCAGATTCTGAGTCGGGCATTCACCGAAGGAGTGGAGAAGAAACTCATTCTCTAGTTGCCAGGCTTCGAGGGCTGGATGATCTTTGTAGCGCTCCACAACTACGGCGAGCATTTTGTTGGCTCGCTCGGCGACGAGATCTGCGTTATTGCGATCAAGCCAGGAAGGATAGTAGCATTCGGGTACACGGATAAGCTTCTGGCCAATCACAAGTTTGACTTTTGCGTTGCGTTTCGCAGCTTCATCGAGCATCCAGTCTACTTCTGCAAAGTTGTACTGATCAGGCTGAGGCTCTATCTGATCCCAATATGCTGGCAGGCGAAGGTGCTTGAATTGTAGTTCATCCAGGACTGCTACATAGGCTGCGCGCCAATCCATACCGTAGCGTTCGGCTTGGTAGGGTGAGAAGCTTACGCCGATTACTTCTGGTTGATTTCGATGCCTCAGGAAGAATCCGGCCATTAATATTGCGCTGACCGTGAGAAGTGCGGCGACTATGATACCAAGCTGTGTAAGTCTGGTTCGCCAGCTCGCTCGCCTCTTGCTTGGTGCGCGTTCGGTTGCTAGGTCTGGCTGTGGCTGGTGCTTGTGTCTAGTGATGGGTGTGTTGGGCATAATTCTTGGTCGAGAGTTCTATGATCACTGGATAAGACAATGTTGTATTTGCCCCGACT includes these proteins:
- a CDS encoding beta-galactosidase, with the translated sequence MPNTPITRHKHQPQPDLATERAPSKRRASWRTRLTQLGIIVAALLTVSAILMAGFFLRHRNQPEVIGVSFSPYQAERYGMDWRAAYVAVLDELQFKHLRLPAYWDQIEPQPDQYNFAEVDWMLDEAAKRNAKVKLVIGQKLIRVPECYYPSWLDRNNADLVAERANKMLAVVVERYKDHPALEAWQLENEFLLHSFGECPTQNLTTQALRRELATVRLIDQTTPIMLTQSNQWGWPIIGPMTEYYGFSMYRTVWNGTFGYYVYPQRGIYNWWKAAIVEYLHPRTAVTIHELQAEAWGPRGNEHISHEEAQKSMSLTKLQDNILYARETNIKRFDLWGAEWWYAMKLQGHTEYWNYISSLEK